The following coding sequences lie in one Arachis ipaensis cultivar K30076 chromosome B03, Araip1.1, whole genome shotgun sequence genomic window:
- the LOC107634012 gene encoding uncharacterized protein LOC107634012, translating into MSEVWLSLKNSLHYCKPHSTEVHDPMTSRRQHHRKQNARDKVIEGSNSEKQHSGGDDAIIFDPVTHDIVLDDTSEEIKIKTYLSYPYTHINNTREDGGNKGMEESSNRSTRRGMSLTKTQYVDCYQCSGYLKSKISMHKGSNRVPLTSTCHHDHHHQCRDKQEKCVEDYNITENSVLQLHREDSSWKIIERICQTKHMNPQTTETNAAAHIECVLKVLTTPQTLASFEECRERVRNIAENMQPRCIADGNEVMRFYGTTIACSLGLVNYSSILSCTLEQCGLCQILKHGFNANQEFHGERGVLTTATSDQAFDSIILFEYNEEALPILRKCVIVCRVIAGRVHNPLQEIQEETDSGFDSLIKKISRDSSDIEELCILNPRAILPCFVVIYNAMLRKSNF; encoded by the exons ATGTCTGAGGTTTGGTTATCTCTGAAGAATTCACTTCATTATTGCAAACCTCACTCAACAGAAGTTCATGATCCCATGACAAGTAGAAGGCAGCACCATAGAAAACAAAACGCACGAGACAAAGTCATAGAAGGTTCAAATTCAGAGAAACAACATAGTGGTGGTGATGATGCAATAATCTTTGATCCTGTCACACATGATATTGTCCTTGATGACACGAGCGAGGAAATTAAGATTAAGACTTATCTATCTTATCCTTACACTCACATCAATAATACTCGCGAAGATGGTGGCAACAAAGGGATGGAAGAATCATCAAATAGATCAACAAGAAGAGGTATGTCTTTGACGAAAACACAATATGTTGATTGTTACCAATGCAGTGGTTACTTAAAGTCAAAGATTTCGATGCACAAAGGTTCTAATAGGGTTCCACTAACATCAACATgtcatcatgatcatcatcatcaatgtCGTGACAAACAAGAAAAATGTGTGGAAGATTACAATATCACTGAGAATTCAG TTTTGCAACTTCACAGAGAAGATTCATCTTGGAAGATCATAGAAAGAATTTGCCAAACCAAACATATGAACCCTCAAACTACTGAAACCAATGCAGCAGCACATATAGAATGTGTCTTAAAAGTTCTTACCACTCCACAAACACTCGCTTCCTTTGAGGAATGCAGAGAAAGAGTGAGAAACATAGCTGAGAACATGCAACCTCGATGCATAGCTGATGGAAATGAAGTCATGAGGTTTTATGGAACAACCATTGCATGCTCCCTTGGTCTAGTAAATTACTCTTCTATCCTCAGCTGCACTTTAGAACAATGTGGTTTGTGCCAAATTCTGAAGCATGGTTTCAACGCAAACCAAGAATTCCATGGTGAACGTGGGGTTCTCACCACTGCTACAAGTGATCAAGCCTTTGATtccattattttatttgaatacaACGAGGAAGCATTACCAATATTGAGGAAGTGTGTTATAGTGTGCAGAGTAATTGCTGGAAGAGTTCACAATCCTTTGCAAGAGATTCAGGAAGAGACTGATTCGGGTTTTGATTCATTGATCAAGAAAATAAGCCGTGACTCATCAGATATTGAAGAACTCTGTATTTTGAATCCTAGAGCTATATTACCTTGCTTTGTGGTAATCTATAATGCGATGCTTAGGAAAAgcaatttttaa
- the LOC107632063 gene encoding putative ubiquitin-conjugating enzyme E2 38 (The sequence of the model RefSeq protein was modified relative to this genomic sequence to represent the inferred CDS: added 51 bases not found in genome assembly), which yields MDLDSNAPNSAIKKRKQDEEDAIVGDNENSMNVGESSGSGDLCKSSTSGSLNSNNPNGSDDISCEDDEDMIDEGEMDEDPDYGSEVDYDEDYYDDVYSSMQDQFDNLPTGVEASLPWLKDIGSSECKQVGASEGSSSHGKAEAKDDIVMQKYRQFKQFDVVDSFPDHFFDKQGTSAAQRSKNWAKRIQEEWKILEENLPETVFVKVSESRMELLRAAIIGPQGTPYHDGLFFFDCFFPDNYPASPPKVHYHSGGVRINPNLYKCGTVCLSLLGTWQGRNNDENWIPGKSTMLQVLVSIQALILNEKPFYNEPGYPESYGGSRDGHRRSKEYSDNAFILSLKTMMYTMRKPPQHFEDLVAGHFRTRARDILTACKLYSEGAPVGSVVYNLGPTVSNSTAKNQKEFELAVHRMMNTLIAFFTKNGSTDCEEFRSPEILNMSAAANESLTECYNSVSGSAALTL from the exons atggATCTTGATAGCAACGCTCCCAATTCTGCGATCAAGAAACGCAAGCAGGACGAAGAG GATGCCATTGTAGGTGACAATGAAAACTCTATGAATGTGGGAGAGTCCTCTGGTAGTGGTGACCTCTGCAAGAGTTCCACCTCAGGATCGCTGAATTCAAACAATCCCAATGGTTCTGATGATATTTCATGTGAGGATGATGAGGATATGATTGATGAAGGTGAAATGGATGAAGATCCTGATTATGGCTCTGAAGTTGATTATGATGAGGACTACTACGACGATGTTTATTCAAGTATGCAGGATCAATTTGACAATTTACCTACTGGGGTTGAAGCGTCACTGCCTTGGTTGAAGGATATTGGTTCAAGTGAATGCAAGCAAGTTGGTGCTTCTGAAGGATCAAGTTCCCATGGAAAAGCAGAAGCCAAGGATGATATTGTGATGCAAAAATATCGGCAATTTAAGCAATTTGATGTTGTTGATTCTTTTCCTGATCATTTCTTTGATAAGCAGGGTACTTCAGCGGCACAG CGATCCAAGAACTGGGCCAAAAGAATTCAGGAGGAGTGGAAAATTTTGGAGGAGAATTTGCCAG AAACAGTATTTGTTAAAGTTAGTGAATCCAGGATGGAGCTTCTGAGGGCTGCCATCATTGGACCTCAAGGCACTCCATACCACGATGGTCTTTTCTTTTTTGATTGCTTCTTTCCTGATAACTATCCTGCTTCTCCCCCG AAAGTTCACTACCACTCCGGTGGCGTTAGGATAAATCCAAATTTATATAAATGTGGAACAGTCTGCCTTAGTCTTTTGGGCACTTGGCAAGGTAGGAATAATGATGAAAACTGGATTCCAGGAAAATCAACCATGCTACAAGTTTTGGTTTCCATACAAGCTCTGATTTTGAATGAGAAGCCCTTCTATAATGAGCCTGGATACCCAGAATCATATGGAGGCAGTCGAGATGGGCATAGAAGATCTAAGGAGTACAGTGATAATGCATTTATTTTATCCTTGAAGACAATGATGTATACGATGCGCAAACCTCCACAG CATTTTGAGGATCTGGTTGCTGGTCATTTCCGGACCCGAGCACGTGACATATTGACAGCATGTAAATTATACTCCGAGGGGGCTCCTGTTGGCTCAGTTGTATATAATCTTGGTCCAACTGTTAGCAATAGTACAGCCAAGAACCAGAAAGAATTTGAGTTAGCTGTCCATAGAATGATGAACACTCTTATTGCCTTTTTCACTAAGAACGGATCCACTGATTGCGAGGAATTTCGGTCGCCCGAGATTTTGAATATGTCTGCTGCAGCTAATGAAAGT